In one Culex quinquefasciatus strain JHB chromosome 2, VPISU_Cqui_1.0_pri_paternal, whole genome shotgun sequence genomic region, the following are encoded:
- the LOC6032291 gene encoding uncharacterized protein LOC6032291, translated as MDRSSGTFFTGGGGGTYCPYSTDSSSSSYVRPFDTVRALHETVVSLREALEESRREVDQLRKQINVRDTVEEGKDFKKEQGSQQNLNTSVESEEVRAAEKKQRRVKKRSKVKEESSSPVPQAEPKQESPKKKHLSKDGSHQKLSVVPDIQIVSHPASGHSAMASRIDVKIKVSSNINVDGSSSEADTSEAGKEDVEVKEQDTSETPEDEEKTIAEDHPKEDQDNENVTVREEFIKGDSSNLKINLTNEESLSVRKSTEGINIRQTSSENLHVDVDRQSNASISDGDNSVFTEDVTTPVEQEQGAAGYTAPVPRPSVKKSESDNQEEVDDIELIFSSDDNKDIGQEDLVSISDFEPWQETGQSGTPVLIKFKALSSDQESSKKNSMERSDSEVAEGETGRDLTKGRSLESQDSKKSLDFSVKSSSLEKDNSLEYGDVRRDDSFDTGATGGTSALGKRWTNYNVLIETDISKCGIVEENILEMGRRNTCPNPPAYRPIIHTGSRSPATASNRSPLAVKFSRSPRTYSPHQYLPPGKTLRTVTAAYDSSGASSGRSGMTAAGMSDEAKRSRAAQTDITALSQQWRSETHLSGAEYGAGLYTLPSKYVPPPAGTGARKYSLRPSDKTQEARRVLLSDINFTSMVPELSRSADHLCQHQQESEEHNDENRSPNYCKGNLLKTPEAGKGIPPSFSMTSPGVSQWTVNESSIATQTTQTDAYWADRGDSFDSSKSYSLGSRYSTLSKHHRSRSVPSIRCAICRQNHASTSLRPSESMHYTPRVTFQEPSHKIRGSLPDLRHDCNCPRRYGGPSLYRIHGDSGGSTDSLLEEAEDFLRRSIEGNIMLEDPGGGHCEPPLPPAPPIHHHHVGPAKHRRCSENDIQRDYIPSKQALPFLPKTAKCLKPGHLAKVIARNGRVVVGRVRYIGPLVAASADGVVQPTADPDEAYVGLQLPNNLGDCDGSIDGKKFFECEPQHGIFVPFKKVVMAWNS; from the exons ATGGACCGGTCGTCCGGAACGTTCTTCAccggtggtggcggtggcaCGTACTGTCCCTACAGTACCGATTCCAGCTCGTCGTCCTACGTGCGCCCGTTCGACACTGTAAGAGCGCTGCACGAGACGGTTGTGTCACTCAGGGAGGCACTCGAGGAATCGCGACGAGAGGTTGACCAGCTGCGCAAGCAGATCAACGTGAGGGATACGGTTGAAGAGGGGAAGGACTTCAAGAAGGAGCAGGGCTCGCAGCAGAACCTGAACACCAGCGTCGAGTCGGAGGAGGTACGAGCGGCTGAAAAGAAGCAGAGACGGGTGAAGAAACGGTCTAAGGTTAAGGAGGAGAGTTCATCGCCGGTTCCGCAGGCGGAACCAAAGCAAGAATCGCCTAAGAAGAAACATTTGTCAAAAGATGGTAGTCATCAGAAGCTGTCTGTAGTGCCGGACATTCAGATCGTTTCGCACCCCGCGTCGGGACATTCCGCCATGGCGTCTCGAATTGACGTCAAGATCAAGGTGTCCTCGAACATCAACGTGGACGGGAGTAGCTCCGAAGCGGATACTTCGGAAGCTGGGAAGGAGGACGTAGAAGTTAAGGAGCAAGACACTTCAGAAACACCAGAGGATGAAGAGAAGACGATCGCTGAAGATCATCCAAAGGAAGATCAGGACAACGAGAACGTGACCGTTAGGGAAGAGTTTATCAAGGGTGATTCCTCGAACCTCAAGATCAACCTGACAAACGAGGAAAGTTTGAGTGTCCGCAAGTCCACGGAAGGGATCAATATCCGGCAGACTTCGTCGGAGAACCTGCACGTGGACGTTGACCGCCAGAGCAACGCATCCATATCGGACGGGGACAATTCGGTGTTTACGGAGGACGTTACGACGCCGGTCGAGCAGGAGCAGGGTGCCGCTGGTTATACCGCACCCGTTCCGCGGCCATCGGTCAAGAAGAGCGAATCGGACAACCAGGAAGAGGTGGACGACATCGAGTTGATCTTCTCGTCCGACGATAACAAAGACATCGGCCAGGAGGATCTGGTGTCAATTTCTGACTTTGAACCGTGGCAGGAGACCGGACAGTCGGGCACGCCGGTGTTGATCAAGTTCAAGGCACTTTCCTCGGACCAGGAGTCCAGCAAGAAGAACTCGATGGAGCGTAGTGATAGTGAGGTGGCGGAGGGGGAAACGGGCAGGGATCTAACGAAGGGGAGAAGTTTGGAGAGCCAGGACTCGAAGAAGAGTTTGGATTTCAGTGTAAAGTCTTCCAGCTTGGAGAAGGACAACAGTTTGGAGTACGGGGATGTGCGGAGGGATGACAGCTTCGATACTGGTGCTACGGGAGGGACAAGTGCTTTGGGGAAACGGTGGACAAACTATAATGTGCTGATCGAGACGGACATATCCAAGTGTGGTATCGTGGAGGAGAACATCCTGGAGATGGGCCGAAGGAATACGTGTCCCAATCCGCCAGCTTACAG GCCAATAATCCACACCGGGTCGCGCTCCCCGGCCACCGCCTCCAACCGGAGTCCGCTTGCGGTCAAATTCTCGCGCAGTCCCCGCACCTACTCACCCCACCAGTATCTTCCGCCGGGGAAAACCCTCCGAACGGTAACTGCCGCTTACGATTCCAGCGGCGCAAGTTCCGGACGATCCGGAATGACAGCAGCAGGTATGAGCGACGAAGCCAAGCGATCCCGGGCCGCCCAAACCGACATTACGGCCCTGTCCCAGCAGTGGCGCTCCGAAACGCACCTGTCCGGGGCCGAGTACGGTGCCGGGCTGTACACGCTGCCCTCCAAGTATGTCCCACCGCCGGCGGGGACCGGCGCTCGCAAGTATTCGCTACG GCCATCGGATAAGACTCAGGAGGCGCGTCGAGTGCTGTTGAGCGATATCAACTTTACCAGCATGGTGCCGGAGCTGTCCCGTTCGGCGGATCATCTCTGCCAGCACCAGCAAGAGTCGGAGGAGCACAATGACGAGAACCGGTCGCCCAACTACTGCAAGGGCAACCTGCTCAAGACGCCGGAGGCCGGCAAGGG CATTCCACCAAGCTTCAGTATGACCTCACCCGGAGTTTCCCAGTGGACCGTCAACGAAAGTAGCATCGCGACCCAGACGACCCAAACGGACGCCTACTGGGCGGATCGAGGAGACTCGTTTGACTCGTCCAAGAGCTACTCGCTTGGTTCTCGCTATTCAACCCTGAGCAAGCACCACCGGTCGCGAAGTGTCCCCTCGATCCGGTGCGCCATCTGCCGCCAGAATCACGCCTCAACCAGTCTACGACCGTCGGAATCGATGCACTACACCCCGCGGGTCACCTTCCAAGAACCCTCGCACAAGATCCGCGGATCGCTTCCAGATCTCCGCCACGACTGTAACTGTCCCAGGAGGTATGGCGGGCCGTCGCTCTATCGGATTCACGGAGATTCCGGCGGTTCGACGGACAGTTTGCTAGAGGAAGCAGAGGACTTCCTAAGGCGGTCCATCGAGGGGAACATCATGTTGGAGGACCCGGGAGGTGGTCACTGCGAGCCACCGCTGCCTCCGGCACCCCCGATACATCATCACCACGTCGGACCGGCCAAGCATCGACGGTGCTCGGAGAATGACATTCAACGAG ATTACATCCCCTCGAAACAGGCACTGCCATTTCTGCCAAAGACCGCCAAATGTCTCAAACCGGGCCACCTGGCCAAGGTGATAGCCCGCAACGGGCGTGTCGTGGTCGGCCGGGTGCGCTACATCGGCCCACTGGTGGCCGCTAGTGCCGACGGAGTGGTTCAACCCACGGCGGACCCGGACGAGGCCTACGTTGGCCTACAGCTGCCCAACAACCTGGGCGATTGCGACGGATCGATCGACGGAAAAAAGTTCTTTGAATG